The genomic stretch GCAGGGACCAGCCTGCGCAGTATCCGGCAAGACCGAATGAAAGATCGTGGATATGGAAGTATCCGTGCTCGTGCGCCATGCGGATTTCTTCCGGGTACTTTTCCAGCGCGTAGCGTGCCTGGACCGTCCCCGAAAGGTGGAGCATCAATCCCTGAAAGGAATGGGTCATGTTGGCGTTTTCATTAACGCGCCAGTCGGCCTGATCAAGGTAGGTGTCGATGACATCCTTGATATCAAGATATGCTTCCTTCTGAGAACGGAGCTGTCTGCGCTTTTCCCGGTACAGGATATACTTTTTGGCGATTTCAAACTGTCTGGACTCCATGAGAATCTGCTCGACAGTGTTCTGGACATGCTCCTGTTCGGGGATGTCCACTCCATCGAGTTTTTGCTCAACCTTTCTCGCCAGACGTTTGCCGAGAATGGGGTCCTTGATACCGCTGGCAGCGAGTGCCTTGAAAATGGCTTGGGAGATGCGGTCAGTTGACCACGTTTCCAACCGGCCGTCGCGTTTCATGATCTGACTGGGCATGCTCCGTCTTCCTCCTTGGGGGCACATATTGTTGAATCTTCAGTTCGTAATCGAGAGGCAAGTAGCTTTGGGCTGTTTCGATATCACTATCGGTAAGCCCGGGCACCTGGGTGGTGCGGAAGTAAAATGCCTCGGGTTTGGCCTGTGCAATCCTGAATATGCGTTCGAGGTTGGCTTTGGCGGCAATTTCGGAAACGGCATGGCCGGTGAGGGCGGGGTACTTGGCGTACGGTCCCTTCACATCGACGGCAAAAACATCGGCCAGATTGCATTCCAGCAGTTCGGCGACGATGTCGGGCCGCATCCCGTTGGTGTCGATTTTGATGGGCAGTCCGACTTTTCTGATTTCCATGAGCAACTCGCCCAGCGCAGGGACCAGTGTGGGTTCCCCTCCGGTGATGGTCACACCGTCCAGCCATCCGGCGCGGTCGCGCAGGTAGGATGTGATGCGGGTCTTGTCGATGGCAGGGAGCGATTGCATGTCCCACGCCAGTTCATGGTTGTGGCAAGTCGGACAATGCAGGTTGCATCCGCCGAGAAAAATAATGCACGTGGCTCGCCCTGGCCAGTCACAAAGGCTCAGGTTCTCAAAACCGCGTACGTAGTTCCATACCCCGACGGG from Pseudodesulfovibrio profundus encodes the following:
- a CDS encoding anaerobic ribonucleoside-triphosphate reductase activating protein, with the protein product MDTPVGVWNYVRGFENLSLCDWPGRATCIIFLGGCNLHCPTCHNHELAWDMQSLPAIDKTRITSYLRDRAGWLDGVTITGGEPTLVPALGELLMEIRKVGLPIKIDTNGMRPDIVAELLECNLADVFAVDVKGPYAKYPALTGHAVSEIAAKANLERIFRIAQAKPEAFYFRTTQVPGLTDSDIETAQSYLPLDYELKIQQYVPPRRKTEHAQSDHETRRPVGNVVN